In Pelmatolapia mariae isolate MD_Pm_ZW linkage group LG13, Pm_UMD_F_2, whole genome shotgun sequence, a genomic segment contains:
- the six3a gene encoding homeobox protein SIX3a: MVFRSPLELYPSHFFLPNFADRPLLLANSAPTTRSPEDLSMFQLPTLNFSPEQVASVCETLEETGDIERLGRFLWSLPVAPGACEAINKHESILRARAVVAFHTGNFRDLYHILENHKFTKDSHGKLQAMWLEAHYQEAEKLRGRPLGPVDKYRVRKKFPLPRTIWDGEQKTHCFKERTRSLLREWYLQDPYPNPSKKRELAQATGLTPTQVGNWFKNRRQRDRAAAAKNRLQHQAIGPAGMRSLSEAGLTPHSSAESPSTAASPTTSVSSMTERVDTGTSILSVTSSDSECDV, translated from the exons ATGGTTTTCAGATCCCCTTTAGAGCTTTATCCCTCCCATTTCTTCCTGCCAAACTTCGCTGATCGCCCTCTGCTCCTGGCGAACAGCGCTCCCACCACCAGGTCTCCAGAAGACTTGTCCATGTTTCAACTACCGACCCTCAACTTTTCCCCGGAGCAGGTGGCAAGCGTCTGTGAGACGCTGGAAGAGACCGGGGACATCGAACGGCTGGGCCGCTTCCTCTGGTCCCTGCCTGTGGCTCCGGGAGCGTGCGAGGCGATCAACAAGCATGAGTCCATCCTGCGCGCTCGGGCCGTGGTGGCGTTCCACACGGGGAATTTCAGAGACCTCTACCACATCCTGGAGAACCACAAGTTCACCAAGGACTCTCATGGCAAACTGCAGGCCATGTGGCTGGAAGCTCACTACCAGGAGGCCGAGAAGCTCCGCGGTCGTCCCCTCGGACCTGTCGATAAGTACCGGGTACGGAAGAAGTTTCCGCTGCCTCGAACCATCTGGGACGGCGAGCAGAAGACGCACTGTTTCAAAGAGCGGACACGGAGCCTGTTGAGGGAGTGGTACCTTCAGGACCCATATCCAAATCCCAGCAAGAAAAGGGAACTGGCTCAAGCCACTGGACTCACTCCCACACAGGTCGGAAACTGGTTTAAAAACCGGAGGCAAAGAGACAGAGCTGCGGCTGCCAAAAACAG GCTCCAGCACCAAGCAATAGGACCAGCCGGTATGAGGTCCCTCTCAGAGGCCGGTCTCACCCCTCACAGCTCGGCAGAGTCGCCTTCAACCGCGGCAAGTCCCACCACCAGCGTTTCCAGTATGACAGAGAGAGTTGATACTGGGACGTCCATCCTGTCCGTCACATCCAGTGACTCGGAGTGCGATGTATGA